In one Mucilaginibacter sp. PAMB04168 genomic region, the following are encoded:
- a CDS encoding helicase-related protein, whose amino-acid sequence MAFNPGKQMAANIAAIRIALDFKGQPLSEDELQVLQQYAGFGGLKTVLLPFGDKKVWFKLKASQADLALYPQIMELHNLLQEKLSDQEYKQVVDSIKNSVSTAFYTPALIPRIIYSTLADQGIMPKRLYEPSAGVGVFVEEGIRGLEGLQSVTAVEKDLMTGKILTAICSAQPVPVTVQVKKLEETPVTEKGQSDLVISNIPFGNFSVHDPAYHNSGITSRIHNYFFAKGLDKIADGGIMAFLVTDGFLNSPSNETARKYLFTSADLLSVAALPANLMKDNANVEVGTHLIMVQKNNEKDTLTEAESLLLNTVERENNFGKYTLNAYLAEQPLLSVGNEIREGTNAYGEATRMVWQSGKLPDIEDHLRSVLVTGLVNFNMAKWEAIRFEEGKAAAKQLTFLPVPQAVEPLDMIGQLGLFDVVSPVLNPAQAYLDDLDKSLMDRATARVISTVRTTAKPSHDSIVLLTARAKSNNRYLYKLYSNVAEINLPGKWLSGQALGPELHLMSVRLRQFAHDYRYEGDTTLEPVFRLMPDRPKAFTDLRPFYTKETLVIFEGKAGLISEPSGGEASFKPLEIQPELQFYRDYISLRDTYLELSVLEGEHRVQFPELRKALNQHYDVFLALYGELNKGTNRNRILADDAFGFKILSSVEVREAEQFVRSDIFFGPVYSKREVFQTDDPTEALAVCLNDIGRIDLGVISTATGLTESEVISGLDKQILLNPTSVTWLTTDDYLSGNVVEKLVVAEEAVKREPENLHLARSLAAIRRVQPERIPFDPEDFNLGERWVPISYYERFATSLFQLETSINYFRSVDTFKVVYGAGNTITNEEFAVTPKDSDKIRGNTLLEHALENTSPHITFPVQMGDKTIRVPDTEAIQTAHRKIETIREHYNEWLRDLPNAEKLALEKIYNDTFNCYVLREYDGSHLKFPGLDRKALQITDLYESQKNAAWRVIQNRGALIDHEVGLGKNLTMIVAAMEMRRLGIVQKPMILALKANIGQITETFRQAYPKAKILAPSEADFEPARRQRIFHEVKNNHWDCVIITHDQFSKIPQSPAIQKQILESELDNLTRDLETLQDLGGEVSRKMLKGLELRKSNLEAKLESVLHGIETRKDTGINFQEMNVDHLFIDESHKFKNLTFTTRHNRVAGLGNQAGSQKALNMLFAIRTLQERFNSDLCVTFLSGTPISNSLTELYLIFKYLRPNELERQQISNFDAWAAVFARKTVDFEFTVTNEIKSKERFRHFIKVPELAVFYNQITDYKTAKHISLDKPVVEELLVNIPPTPAQQDFIKRLMQFAKTGDGTVLGRSPLSRDEDKGRMLLATNYAKKMAVDLRLIDAERYDDHPGNKVNVCARNVAAIFAESAGHKGTQIIFSDIGTPKPDGFNVYDALREKLVSDFAIPSAKIAFIHDWEGKKRKELFSLMNAGDVRVLIGSTEKAGTGLNVQQRIVAMHHLDIPWKPSELEQRDGRGARQGNWLAKQFFGNKVRTFIYAVEQSLDNYKFGLLKNKQLFISQMKSNELTVRTLDEGAMDEQSGMNFSEYIAILSGDTSLLEKTRVEKKIAVLESDRSAHYKEVARSRYLLEDLEKREKSTASTLEMVKIDAARYSASLSYAPDGAKHNPIRLQGLPGADAEAVGRKLIDLYMNYEPENYEQPDRLIGELYGFQLYVRRQFSSFEDGRAAMVTHLYAESPGTRIKYMQNSGAPNIDNPKLAARYFLNAIDRVVGMAGKYEKELAAIAEQIPQVRELTGKTFSKEVELAALKAELQKLEAQINRNIQEREKQAEGEHLFTAEVAGRKTEEQDETVSVQLRR is encoded by the coding sequence ATGGCTTTCAACCCGGGAAAGCAGATGGCCGCCAATATAGCCGCCATCCGCATCGCGCTGGATTTCAAAGGCCAGCCTCTAAGTGAAGACGAACTGCAGGTGTTGCAGCAATATGCCGGCTTCGGGGGGCTGAAGACGGTATTGTTGCCGTTCGGCGACAAAAAGGTATGGTTCAAATTAAAGGCTTCCCAGGCCGATCTCGCACTTTATCCCCAGATCATGGAGCTGCACAACTTACTCCAGGAAAAATTGTCTGACCAGGAATATAAGCAAGTCGTAGACTCCATCAAAAACAGTGTCAGTACGGCTTTTTATACGCCTGCGCTAATTCCCCGGATCATTTATTCGACCCTGGCTGACCAGGGCATCATGCCTAAACGGCTTTACGAACCCAGCGCCGGGGTTGGCGTGTTTGTGGAGGAAGGGATCAGGGGATTAGAGGGGTTGCAAAGCGTTACGGCAGTAGAGAAAGACCTCATGACGGGTAAGATCCTTACCGCCATTTGTTCTGCCCAACCGGTACCGGTGACCGTGCAGGTGAAAAAGCTCGAAGAAACTCCTGTAACGGAGAAGGGGCAGTCTGATCTGGTCATCAGTAATATTCCATTCGGAAACTTTTCCGTTCATGACCCTGCTTATCACAACAGCGGTATTACTTCCAGAATTCACAATTACTTTTTTGCAAAAGGACTGGATAAGATCGCCGATGGTGGCATCATGGCCTTCCTGGTTACAGACGGTTTTCTGAACAGTCCTTCCAATGAAACTGCGCGGAAATACCTATTCACTTCGGCCGACCTGCTGAGCGTCGCCGCTTTACCGGCCAACCTGATGAAGGACAATGCCAATGTGGAAGTCGGCACGCACCTGATCATGGTACAAAAGAACAATGAGAAGGATACGCTGACCGAAGCGGAAAGCCTGTTGCTGAACACCGTTGAGCGGGAAAATAACTTTGGAAAGTACACCTTGAATGCCTACCTGGCTGAGCAGCCGTTATTGTCAGTAGGTAATGAGATCCGCGAAGGTACCAATGCTTATGGCGAGGCGACCCGCATGGTCTGGCAGTCAGGGAAACTGCCAGATATCGAAGATCATTTACGAAGCGTGCTGGTCACCGGTCTGGTCAATTTTAATATGGCCAAATGGGAGGCTATTCGTTTTGAAGAAGGAAAGGCGGCCGCTAAGCAGCTCACTTTTTTGCCGGTACCGCAGGCAGTGGAACCATTGGATATGATCGGGCAACTGGGTTTGTTTGATGTGGTATCCCCGGTGCTCAATCCGGCCCAGGCCTATTTGGATGATCTCGACAAAAGCCTCATGGACAGGGCAACCGCCCGGGTCATCAGTACCGTCAGAACTACGGCAAAGCCATCTCATGACAGCATCGTCCTGTTAACCGCGCGGGCAAAATCGAATAATCGGTATCTGTACAAGCTATACAGCAATGTTGCCGAAATCAACTTGCCGGGGAAATGGCTGAGCGGGCAGGCATTGGGACCGGAACTCCATTTAATGTCTGTTCGGTTACGCCAGTTTGCACATGATTACCGCTATGAAGGGGATACGACGTTGGAACCCGTTTTCAGACTCATGCCCGACCGGCCCAAAGCATTTACCGACTTGCGGCCCTTTTACACTAAAGAAACCCTGGTCATCTTCGAAGGCAAGGCAGGGTTGATCAGTGAACCATCAGGCGGGGAGGCCTCTTTTAAGCCGTTAGAGATCCAACCCGAACTGCAATTTTACAGGGATTACATTTCCCTCCGGGATACCTACCTGGAACTATCGGTTTTGGAAGGTGAACATCGGGTACAGTTCCCTGAATTGCGTAAGGCACTTAACCAGCATTATGATGTGTTTCTGGCTTTGTACGGGGAATTGAATAAAGGGACTAACCGGAACCGGATACTGGCTGACGACGCTTTTGGCTTCAAAATTCTTTCGTCCGTGGAGGTCAGGGAAGCGGAGCAGTTTGTCCGCTCAGATATTTTCTTTGGACCGGTCTATTCAAAGCGGGAAGTGTTTCAGACGGATGACCCTACCGAGGCCCTGGCGGTTTGCCTCAACGATATTGGCAGAATTGACCTTGGTGTGATCAGCACTGCTACCGGCCTTACGGAAAGCGAAGTGATCTCCGGACTGGACAAGCAGATCTTACTGAACCCTACCTCGGTTACCTGGTTGACCACTGATGATTACCTGTCCGGTAACGTTGTGGAGAAATTGGTTGTTGCGGAGGAGGCGGTAAAGCGGGAGCCGGAAAACCTGCACCTGGCACGCAGCCTGGCAGCCATCCGGCGGGTCCAGCCGGAACGCATCCCTTTTGATCCTGAAGATTTCAACCTGGGTGAGCGCTGGGTGCCCATTTCCTATTACGAGCGTTTCGCCACCTCGCTGTTTCAACTGGAAACCAGCATTAATTATTTCCGTTCGGTCGACACATTTAAAGTGGTTTACGGCGCAGGGAATACCATCACCAATGAGGAGTTCGCTGTTACGCCGAAAGACAGTGATAAGATCCGGGGGAATACCTTGCTGGAGCATGCCTTGGAAAACACCAGCCCGCATATAACTTTTCCGGTTCAGATGGGGGATAAAACGATTCGGGTACCGGACACCGAAGCCATCCAAACCGCGCACCGGAAAATCGAAACGATCCGGGAACACTATAACGAATGGCTGCGTGACTTGCCCAATGCCGAGAAGTTAGCACTGGAAAAGATTTATAATGACACCTTCAACTGTTATGTACTGCGGGAATATGATGGCAGCCATTTAAAGTTTCCCGGACTTGACCGCAAGGCACTCCAGATCACTGATCTGTATGAATCCCAGAAAAATGCTGCCTGGCGCGTGATCCAGAACAGGGGAGCCCTGATTGATCATGAAGTAGGATTAGGGAAAAACCTGACCATGATCGTTGCTGCAATGGAAATGCGACGCCTGGGCATTGTGCAGAAGCCGATGATCCTGGCGCTGAAAGCCAACATCGGGCAGATCACCGAGACCTTCCGCCAGGCTTATCCTAAAGCCAAGATACTTGCTCCTTCGGAAGCTGACTTTGAGCCGGCGAGGCGGCAGCGTATTTTCCATGAGGTGAAGAACAACCATTGGGACTGCGTGATTATTACTCATGACCAGTTCAGTAAGATTCCGCAATCGCCTGCTATCCAAAAACAGATCTTGGAATCGGAACTGGATAACCTGACCCGCGACCTGGAAACCCTGCAAGACCTGGGCGGTGAAGTGAGCCGTAAAATGCTCAAAGGCCTGGAATTGCGTAAGTCTAATCTGGAAGCCAAACTGGAGAGCGTACTGCACGGCATAGAAACGCGTAAAGACACCGGGATCAACTTCCAGGAAATGAACGTGGATCACTTGTTTATTGATGAGTCACATAAATTCAAAAACCTGACCTTTACCACCCGCCATAACCGGGTGGCCGGTTTAGGTAACCAGGCGGGCAGTCAAAAGGCCTTGAACATGCTCTTTGCTATCCGTACGCTGCAGGAACGGTTCAATTCGGATCTTTGTGTGACCTTTCTTTCAGGAACGCCTATTTCCAATAGCCTGACCGAATTGTACCTCATCTTCAAATACCTCCGGCCTAACGAACTGGAAAGGCAGCAGATCTCCAACTTCGATGCCTGGGCAGCGGTATTTGCACGGAAGACCGTTGATTTTGAATTCACGGTAACCAACGAGATCAAATCTAAGGAACGCTTCCGTCACTTCATCAAAGTGCCTGAACTGGCCGTTTTCTATAATCAGATCACCGACTACAAGACCGCAAAGCATATCAGCCTGGATAAACCGGTCGTTGAGGAGTTGCTCGTTAACATCCCGCCCACACCTGCGCAGCAGGATTTTATCAAACGCCTGATGCAGTTCGCCAAAACAGGAGACGGTACGGTACTGGGACGAAGCCCGCTATCCCGCGATGAAGACAAAGGACGGATGCTCCTGGCCACGAACTATGCCAAGAAGATGGCGGTTGACCTCCGCCTGATCGATGCCGAAAGATATGACGATCACCCCGGCAATAAGGTGAATGTCTGTGCCCGTAACGTTGCCGCCATTTTCGCCGAAAGTGCCGGGCATAAAGGCACACAGATCATCTTCAGCGATATTGGTACGCCCAAACCGGATGGATTTAATGTGTATGATGCGCTGCGGGAGAAACTGGTCAGTGACTTTGCGATACCATCCGCTAAAATTGCTTTTATACACGACTGGGAAGGTAAGAAGCGTAAGGAGCTTTTCAGCCTGATGAATGCCGGTGACGTCCGGGTGCTCATCGGCAGTACGGAAAAAGCCGGGACCGGATTGAATGTGCAGCAACGCATCGTAGCCATGCACCATCTGGATATTCCCTGGAAGCCATCCGAACTGGAACAACGGGACGGCAGGGGTGCACGGCAGGGAAACTGGTTGGCCAAGCAGTTTTTTGGCAATAAGGTACGAACCTTCATTTATGCGGTCGAACAGTCACTGGACAATTACAAGTTTGGCCTGCTGAAGAACAAGCAGTTATTCATCAGCCAGATGAAAAGCAATGAACTGACCGTGCGGACGCTTGACGAAGGGGCGATGGATGAACAAAGCGGGATGAACTTTTCCGAGTACATTGCTATCCTGTCAGGTGACACTTCGCTGCTGGAAAAGACCCGCGTGGAAAAGAAAATCGCCGTATTGGAAAGTGACCGGTCGGCACATTATAAGGAAGTTGCCCGGAGCCGGTATTTGTTGGAGGACCTTGAGAAGCGGGAGAAAAGTACGGCTTCCACTTTGGAGATGGTCAAGATCGATGCAGCAAGATATAGCGCTTCATTAAGCTATGCGCCTGATGGCGCTAAACATAATCCGATACGGCTGCAGGGTTTGCCGGGAGCTGATGCGGAAGCCGTTGGCCGGAAGCTTATTGACCTGTATATGAATTATGAACCGGAGAACTACGAACAGCCTGACCGGTTGATCGGCGAACTTTACGGGTTTCAACTTTATGTCCGCCGGCAGTTCTCCTCCTTCGAAGACGGACGTGCAGCGATGGTGACCCACCTGTATGCCGAAAGTCCGGGCACCCGTATCAAGTATATGCAAAACTCGGGCGCACCCAACATCGACAACCCGAAACTGGCGGCCCGCTATTTCTTAAATGCCATTGACCGTGTTGTCGGCATGGCCGGCAAGTACGAAAAGGAACTGGCTGCTATTGCAGAACAGATCCCGCAGGTCAGGGAACTTACCGGAAAGACCTTTTCCAAGGAGGTGGAGCTGGCTGCCTTAAAAGCGGAACTGCAAAAGTTGGAGGCGCAAATCAACCGAAACATACAGGAGCGGGAGAAACAGGCGGAAGGTGAGCATTTATTTACCGCAGAGGTTGCGGGCCGGAAAACGGAGGAGCAGGACGAAACTGTTTCCGTCCAATTGAGACGATAA
- the traK gene encoding conjugative transposon protein TraK → MIIKNIEAKVKLATVIAIGSLIMAIIVVGINSLYAYRMVANARKSIYILDGNVPVLARQTDAQMNRPAEYRSHVNLFHSLFFSLTPDDKYMEYQMKKAMYLVDESGMKQYNDLKENGFFNSILSSSSVLTLQTDSIVLDGDRSYFRYYGKLRIDRRSSTVVRSLITEGYLKDIPRSDNNPHGVLITGWKTLENKDLQDVAKNSF, encoded by the coding sequence ATGATCATTAAAAACATTGAAGCTAAGGTTAAGCTGGCTACGGTCATTGCTATCGGGAGCCTGATCATGGCCATCATTGTCGTTGGCATCAATAGTCTGTATGCCTACCGGATGGTGGCCAATGCCCGGAAAAGCATCTATATACTCGATGGTAATGTGCCGGTCCTGGCCAGACAAACCGATGCCCAAATGAACAGGCCGGCAGAATACCGCTCGCACGTCAATCTTTTTCACAGTCTCTTTTTCTCGCTGACACCCGATGATAAATACATGGAATACCAAATGAAAAAAGCCATGTACCTGGTTGATGAATCCGGTATGAAGCAGTACAATGACCTGAAGGAAAATGGTTTCTTTAATTCCATTCTTTCCTCCAGTTCCGTGCTTACACTGCAAACCGATTCCATTGTGCTGGATGGCGACAGATCTTATTTCCGCTATTATGGCAAACTGAGGATCGACCGGCGCAGCTCTACGGTAGTCAGGTCCCTGATCACGGAAGGCTATCTCAAAGATATCCCCCGAAGTGATAATAACCCGCACGGTGTACTGATCACCGGGTGGAAAACCCTTGAAAATAAAGACCTGCAGGATGTGGCCAAAAATTCATTCTAA
- a CDS encoding conjugative transposon protein TraM yields the protein MKINFMQPKYVLPLILLPFLCLFFYVWQSGFNKPRAGVNTNASLNHSVGEVSADVQKKQMADKLDTYRNTYKEAEGNSAVSAIPGEASSDPAFQASSVNPVMSARSLDSIDRAMKAKFQLSAGREPVSRNHRWRGDADPRIAGAIAELNRQRPVSRAEPAAGSQPKEKDPMEVFKQQMAYMDSMGKANDPERKAERLKNAAVAQADALKAQEVKLPVVRADAPSRNFNSVFPKRETGFISAAIEENVTGYAGSRIKLKLLEAIKAGGTLVPKGAYLYAQITGFNEQRVALTVTSVLLEGKILPVKLQAYDLDGMAGLYVPSSAFREFTKDLGGSSVQGVTLDGGADNNQFIMSAAGKFFQSATSAIADLIRKNKAKLKYNSYLFLIDNEALQNAQKKY from the coding sequence ATGAAAATCAATTTTATGCAGCCCAAGTATGTGCTGCCCCTTATTCTGCTGCCTTTTCTCTGCCTTTTCTTTTATGTCTGGCAAAGCGGTTTCAATAAACCAAGGGCCGGGGTCAATACCAACGCCAGCTTGAATCATTCGGTAGGCGAGGTGTCGGCCGATGTACAAAAGAAACAGATGGCCGATAAACTGGATACTTATCGCAATACCTACAAAGAGGCGGAAGGAAACAGCGCAGTGAGCGCCATACCCGGTGAGGCCTCCTCAGATCCGGCTTTTCAGGCAAGCTCAGTCAACCCGGTGATGTCCGCCCGTTCGCTGGATTCCATCGACAGGGCAATGAAAGCGAAATTTCAGTTATCGGCTGGCAGGGAACCGGTCTCCAGAAACCATCGTTGGAGAGGCGACGCTGATCCGCGAATCGCCGGTGCCATTGCGGAACTGAACCGGCAGAGACCAGTCAGCCGGGCAGAGCCGGCTGCTGGTTCGCAGCCGAAGGAAAAAGATCCCATGGAGGTCTTCAAACAGCAAATGGCCTATATGGATAGCATGGGCAAAGCCAATGACCCGGAACGGAAAGCGGAGCGTCTGAAAAATGCGGCTGTAGCCCAAGCGGATGCCTTAAAAGCGCAGGAAGTCAAACTGCCCGTCGTCAGAGCGGATGCCCCTTCCCGGAATTTCAATTCCGTATTTCCAAAAAGGGAGACCGGCTTTATCAGTGCGGCCATTGAGGAGAACGTGACCGGTTATGCCGGGTCAAGGATCAAACTCAAACTCCTGGAAGCCATCAAAGCCGGGGGGACGCTGGTACCTAAAGGGGCTTACCTGTATGCACAGATCACCGGGTTCAATGAGCAGCGGGTTGCGCTTACCGTGACCTCTGTCTTACTGGAGGGGAAGATCCTGCCGGTCAAACTGCAGGCCTATGACCTGGACGGTATGGCCGGGCTTTATGTGCCCTCTTCCGCATTCCGGGAATTTACCAAAGACCTGGGCGGTAGTTCTGTACAAGGGGTTACCCTGGATGGCGGCGCTGATAATAACCAGTTCATCATGAGTGCAGCGGGTAAATTCTTTCAGTCCGCTACTTCAGCGATCGCGGACCTGATCCGAAAGAACAAGGCGAAGCTGAAGTACAATTCTTATCTCTTTCTGATCGACAACGAAGCATTGCAAAACGCTCAAAAAAAGTATTAA
- a CDS encoding plasmid transfer protein codes for MRKVIILLLLLLGGLSGAFAQSSGGVPAVDTKTHEFLQGDGVYESGVMVFLKGLKESVWSHFDLFITDAKALAAIFMIIFFAIKSYEMMVGDKQLEVMPLLRPFGLAMIILWWGPFVKMIAFPTDLVANQTEQMFMSEQTLVNNLRLNRADLMVKVANSLYTFQAQTEVAEKESDTWYGQAWDSVTSTVKEGISTVVIPLLELKARLTVGLQMLFTQLLELLGIWILRLAVYVVFMIQIIYSTILIILGPFAVAVSILPAFRDSFSTWVARFVSVNLYSGIAYLIMYLCGLMQEYAMTSEISKYKELVGEVGLSANIEKMAVFAGNGLLSFGTVIIVFLIGAICMFTVPSISTWIISTSGISSASSTFGRSAGTVFGSVKKVAGKVL; via the coding sequence ATGAGAAAAGTCATCATCTTGCTGTTGCTGCTTTTAGGCGGCTTAAGCGGCGCGTTTGCGCAAAGCAGTGGTGGTGTGCCAGCTGTGGATACCAAAACGCATGAATTCCTTCAGGGAGACGGCGTTTATGAAAGTGGTGTCATGGTGTTTCTGAAAGGCTTGAAGGAGTCGGTCTGGTCGCACTTTGACCTGTTCATCACGGATGCCAAGGCGCTTGCCGCCATCTTTATGATCATCTTTTTTGCCATTAAATCCTATGAGATGATGGTTGGTGACAAGCAGTTGGAGGTCATGCCTTTGTTACGGCCTTTTGGCCTCGCCATGATCATTCTCTGGTGGGGGCCCTTTGTGAAAATGATCGCCTTTCCTACCGACCTGGTCGCCAATCAGACCGAGCAGATGTTTATGAGTGAGCAAACACTCGTTAACAATCTTCGGTTGAACAGGGCAGACCTGATGGTTAAAGTCGCCAATTCGCTTTATACCTTTCAGGCGCAGACGGAAGTGGCCGAAAAGGAAAGTGATACCTGGTACGGACAGGCCTGGGATTCGGTGACCAGTACGGTCAAGGAGGGGATCAGCACCGTCGTCATACCGCTGTTGGAATTGAAAGCCAGACTCACGGTGGGCCTGCAAATGTTGTTTACCCAGCTACTGGAACTCCTGGGGATTTGGATACTACGCCTTGCGGTCTATGTCGTTTTTATGATCCAGATCATTTACTCGACCATCCTCATCATCCTTGGTCCATTCGCTGTCGCGGTCAGCATCCTGCCAGCTTTTCGGGACAGTTTCAGCACCTGGGTCGCCCGTTTTGTTTCTGTTAACCTGTATTCCGGGATCGCCTATCTGATCATGTACCTTTGCGGATTGATGCAGGAATATGCCATGACCTCGGAGATCAGCAAATACAAGGAGCTGGTCGGCGAGGTTGGGCTTAGTGCTAATATTGAAAAGATGGCGGTGTTTGCCGGGAACGGTCTGCTCTCTTTTGGAACCGTCATCATCGTTTTTCTGATAGGTGCCATTTGTATGTTCACCGTACCCAGTATCTCCACCTGGATCATTTCTACTTCAGGAATCAGTTCTGCCAGCTCCACTTTTGGCAGAAGTGCCGGAACCGTTTTTGGCTCTGTCAAAAAAGTGGCTGGTAAGGTGTTGTAG
- a CDS encoding DUF4138 domain-containing protein — MKKLRFMVPCIVVFALILLCSVTYAQNGLRLVYLPGNATLHFVSPEPIQYADISTKELEGDLPIKNVLRLRLRDSVGHFNGGIVTIAGEKFIAQYQVVPGERNSPAQINIEPVDTRPLDIAGVSLSQNQLKRIALDLISRKAAAKVKKTNAFKMKGQVNQVYAFDDYFFLDVSFKNKTNLKYAIEDFRFKVDDQKVTKASNVQSVELRPVFTLLSVPSFAKSYRNVFVLKKLSFPGNKVLKIELSEQQPSGRIITLRLSYQDILSADPLPN; from the coding sequence ATGAAAAAATTACGATTCATGGTGCCCTGCATTGTAGTGTTCGCGCTGATTTTACTTTGCTCGGTTACATACGCGCAAAACGGTTTGCGCCTCGTTTACCTGCCTGGAAATGCTACCCTGCATTTTGTCTCACCCGAACCGATCCAGTACGCGGATATATCCACCAAAGAGCTGGAAGGGGATTTGCCCATCAAAAATGTATTGCGTTTGCGGTTAAGGGACAGTGTGGGTCATTTTAACGGTGGCATAGTTACGATTGCCGGTGAAAAATTTATAGCCCAGTATCAAGTTGTTCCCGGTGAACGGAATTCTCCGGCGCAGATCAATATAGAACCTGTCGATACCAGGCCGCTGGACATTGCAGGGGTCAGCCTGTCGCAGAACCAGCTGAAGCGCATTGCGCTCGACCTGATCTCACGTAAAGCTGCCGCCAAGGTTAAAAAGACCAACGCCTTTAAAATGAAAGGTCAGGTCAACCAGGTCTATGCCTTTGACGATTATTTTTTTTTGGATGTTTCCTTTAAAAATAAAACGAACCTGAAATATGCGATAGAGGACTTCCGGTTCAAGGTGGACGATCAAAAGGTGACCAAGGCCTCCAACGTGCAATCGGTGGAGCTCCGGCCGGTGTTTACCCTGTTGTCTGTTCCATCCTTTGCGAAATCATACCGCAATGTTTTTGTACTGAAGAAATTGTCTTTCCCTGGAAATAAGGTGTTGAAGATTGAACTCAGCGAGCAGCAGCCTTCCGGCCGCATCATTACCCTTCGGCTTTCTTACCAGGACATTTTAAGCGCAGACCCCCTGCCGAACTAA